A genomic region of Hypomesus transpacificus isolate Combined female chromosome 19, fHypTra1, whole genome shotgun sequence contains the following coding sequences:
- the crybgx gene encoding crystallin beta gamma X, whose protein sequence is MNIFAKVSGLAQQTSKLGSVLQRAFYGSSGKVTLFEQRNFAGRRLDLSSDCQKLSERNFPERCNSVQVESGAWVGYEQDSFRGRQYLWDMNDRGEYNCYDKWCAQMDHIASVRAVKQDTNPPKAQLFERASFSGKRTDIQDDIPNLMTRHSLNRAASIRVLGGAWVVYQEPNYRGSHYILEKRDYNSSSDWGGQGSTVGSIRRIRFT, encoded by the exons ATGAACATCTTTGCTAAAGTCTCAGGATTAGCCCAACAAACCAG CAAGCTGGGGTCTGTGCTCCAACGTGCCTTCTACGGGTCCAGTGGCAAG GTGACCCTGTTTGAACAGAGGAACTTTGCCGGCCGGCGCCTGGATCTGAGTTCTGACTGCCAGAAACTGAGCGAGAGGAACTTCCCAGAGAGATGCAACTCTGTGCAGGTGGAGAGTGGAGC ATGGGTGGGCTATGAACAAGACAGCTTCCGGGGCCGTCAGTACCTGTGGGACATGAACGACAGGGGCGAGTACAACTGCTATGACAAGTGGTGTGCTCAGATGGACCATATCGCTTCTGTCCGTGCTGTGAAGCAG gaCACCAACCCTCCCAAGGCCCAGCTGTTTGAGAGAGCCAGCTTCTCTGGTAAGAGGACAGACATCCAGGACGACATCCCCAACCTCATGACCCGACACAGCCTCAACAGAGCTGCTTCCATCAGGGTGCTGGGGGGAGC ttgGGTGGTGTACCAGGAGCCTAACTACAGAGGATCTCACTACATCCTGGAGAAGCGTGACTATAACAGCTCCTCTGACTGGGGAGGCCAGGGCAGCACGGTGGGCTCCATACGCCGCATCCGCTTCACCTAG